From one Sulfurimonas sp. genomic stretch:
- a CDS encoding HAMP domain-containing sensor histidine kinase: MLKIHQIFILKFLLLFGTALFITSVISYIALKNIIIEHNKNHLKHAIEFMKMGLENVDNLDDYAVKVHKNTSLRVTIISESGAVLGESSADKKEMDNHSSRFEVMQSNIEDYGDITRYSDTVGADFLYVAKRVSYKNERIYIRLSMSLAQIMYDFYSLWVKLFFVFTGIFIVAAYTSKKMSQKVVYDIAQITNYLDEVSNKNYKAVIKTKYFYEFLQISLLLKNLVKKLSKNEKKKIKNMAKLRLVNKQRNDILSALSHEFKNPVASIIGYAQTIQEDSDMPQSIRSKFLSKISSNGEKISKMLDRLALSVKLENGDLTINKSKFDLKQLCSEVASNLASKYKDREIVVQVDELMLFSDKTMLELVLINLVDNALKYSRGNVIIEFKEKKISVKDSGIGIKEEHLEKITSKFYRVDKNSWDNSMGLGLAMVKYILKALDSSLEIKSEFGKGSIFSFSIKSMLKS, encoded by the coding sequence GTGCTAAAAATACATCAAATTTTTATATTAAAATTTTTACTGCTTTTTGGTACAGCTCTTTTTATAACATCAGTTATTAGTTATATAGCCTTAAAAAATATAATTATCGAACACAACAAAAATCATTTAAAACATGCGATAGAGTTTATGAAGATGGGTTTGGAAAATGTAGATAATTTAGATGATTATGCGGTAAAAGTACATAAAAATACCTCTTTAAGGGTAACTATTATCTCTGAAAGCGGAGCCGTTTTAGGTGAGTCGAGTGCAGATAAAAAAGAGATGGATAATCACTCTTCAAGATTTGAGGTTATGCAATCAAATATAGAAGATTACGGTGACATAACAAGATATTCAGATACGGTCGGAGCTGATTTTTTGTATGTAGCAAAAAGGGTCTCTTATAAAAATGAGCGGATATATATAAGACTCTCAATGAGCTTAGCGCAAATTATGTATGATTTTTACTCTTTATGGGTAAAGCTCTTTTTTGTTTTTACAGGCATATTTATCGTGGCGGCTTACACATCTAAAAAAATGAGTCAAAAGGTAGTTTACGATATCGCTCAAATTACAAACTATCTCGATGAGGTGTCAAACAAAAATTATAAAGCCGTTATAAAAACAAAGTATTTTTATGAGTTTTTACAGATTTCTCTGCTTTTGAAAAATTTAGTAAAAAAATTGAGTAAGAATGAGAAGAAAAAGATTAAAAATATGGCTAAACTAAGGCTTGTAAACAAGCAGAGAAACGATATTTTATCTGCTCTTTCGCATGAGTTTAAAAACCCCGTAGCATCCATAATCGGATATGCGCAAACTATTCAAGAAGATAGCGATATGCCGCAAAGTATCCGTAGCAAATTTTTAAGCAAAATCAGCTCAAACGGTGAAAAAATATCAAAAATGCTCGACAGACTTGCACTTTCCGTGAAGCTTGAAAACGGTGATTTGACAATCAATAAAAGCAAGTTTGATTTAAAACAGCTATGCAGTGAAGTTGCATCAAACCTTGCGTCAAAATATAAAGATAGAGAGATAGTCGTTCAAGTGGATGAGCTGATGCTCTTTAGCGATAAAACAATGTTGGAATTGGTGCTTATCAACTTAGTAGACAATGCTCTTAAGTACTCAAGAGGTAATGTTATTATAGAGTTTAAAGAGAAAAAAATTTCTGTAAAAGACAGCGGAATAGGTATAAAAGAGGAACATTTAGAAAAAATTACAAGCAAATTTTACAGAGTAGATAAAAATAGCTGGGATAATTCTATGGGACTAGGCTTGGCGATGGTTAAGTACATATTAAAAGCGCTTGACTCTTCACTTGAGATAAAGTCGGAGTTTGGCAAAGGCTCGATATTTAGCTTTAGTATAAAGAGTATGTTAAAGAGTTAA
- a CDS encoding DNA polymerase III subunit gamma/tau, which produces MRESSEVLARKYRPKSFDELIGQESISQTLSLALDSNRLSHAYLFSGLRGSGKTSTARIFAKALICEKGLTHQPCQSCQNCLLSLENRHMDIVEMDGASSRKIDDIRDLIEQTKYRPTTARFKIFIIDEVHMLTKEAFNALLKTLEEPPSYVKFILATTDPLKLPATILSRTQHFRFKSIATNKIVDHLAHILNLEGIGYESEALDILARSGGGSLRDTLTLLDQAIIYSKNYVDVRTVTDMLGLVDPKFIGDLFNAVFSKDYATLIKLIKILEDYEAEMVVDELIAYLKDRMYASDALFSTLVLDRFFRILSDAKYLFSINADGSFVLSLIFFKMIEALRIKEVDQMIESLQKEIHRPAVSYAATVSNDKTETNSNFTNFESNISEFSDYPNDEQNIQIQDEINPHTKIFLELVSKIKDRNFELGSCFEKSIYFISYENATLTWESCADEECKKVLTHGFSVIKQFVREIFGFETKIKHEPCTKAAEEKKNDINQNKNQSLEESVMPYTQSSSMIEDVEVGASAGCINSCDNNDSAKEIDGAKILEEPMVQRATELFEATRRTVQSKI; this is translated from the coding sequence GTGAGAGAGAGTTCAGAAGTTTTAGCACGAAAATATAGACCAAAAAGTTTTGACGAGCTTATCGGTCAAGAAAGTATCTCTCAAACTCTCTCGCTTGCACTTGACTCAAACAGACTTTCTCACGCTTATCTTTTCTCAGGGCTTCGCGGAAGCGGTAAAACTTCTACGGCACGCATCTTTGCAAAAGCTCTTATCTGTGAAAAAGGCTTGACGCACCAACCGTGCCAAAGTTGCCAAAACTGTCTGCTCTCGCTTGAAAATCGTCATATGGATATAGTGGAGATGGACGGGGCATCATCCAGAAAAATAGATGACATCAGAGATTTGATAGAGCAGACAAAGTATAGACCCACAACGGCTAGGTTTAAGATTTTTATCATCGATGAAGTTCATATGCTTACAAAAGAGGCTTTTAATGCTCTTCTTAAAACACTTGAAGAGCCTCCGTCGTATGTGAAGTTTATACTTGCAACGACCGACCCTCTAAAACTTCCTGCTACTATTTTAAGCCGCACGCAGCACTTTAGATTTAAATCAATAGCCACAAATAAAATAGTAGACCATTTGGCACACATTTTAAATCTTGAGGGAATCGGGTATGAATCCGAAGCACTGGACATTCTTGCAAGAAGCGGAGGCGGAAGCCTTAGAGACACACTTACTCTACTGGATCAAGCCATCATTTACTCTAAAAATTATGTCGATGTCCGCACCGTTACGGATATGCTCGGTCTTGTAGATCCAAAGTTTATAGGCGACTTGTTTAATGCAGTTTTTTCAAAAGATTATGCAACTCTCATCAAGCTTATAAAGATACTGGAAGATTATGAAGCCGAGATGGTTGTAGACGAGCTTATAGCCTACCTAAAAGACAGAATGTACGCTTCGGACGCACTCTTTTCAACTTTGGTATTGGATAGATTTTTTAGAATTTTAAGCGATGCAAAATATCTCTTTAGCATCAATGCCGACGGCTCTTTTGTATTATCTCTTATATTTTTCAAAATGATAGAGGCTCTGCGCATAAAAGAGGTTGACCAAATGATAGAATCTTTGCAAAAAGAGATTCATAGACCTGCTGTCTCATATGCCGCTACTGTCTCCAACGATAAAACAGAAACAAACTCCAATTTTACCAATTTTGAGTCTAACATTTCTGAATTTTCAGATTATCCTAATGATGAGCAAAATATTCAAATACAAGACGAAATAAATCCGCATACAAAAATATTTTTAGAGCTTGTTTCTAAAATCAAAGATAGAAATTTTGAGCTGGGAAGCTGTTTTGAAAAGAGTATCTATTTCATCTCCTACGAAAACGCTACGCTGACTTGGGAGAGCTGTGCAGACGAAGAGTGTAAAAAAGTTCTGACACACGGCTTCTCCGTCATAAAACAGTTTGTACGGGAGATATTCGGGTTTGAGACAAAAATCAAACATGAGCCATGCACAAAAGCAGCAGAAGAAAAAAAAAATGATATAAATCAGAATAAAAACCAAAGCTTGGAAGAGTCGGTTATGCCTTATACCCAGTCATCTTCCATGATAGAGGATGTTGAAGTGGGCGCAAGTGCCGGCTGTATAAACAGCTGCGATAACAACGACTCGGCAAAAGAGATAGACGGTGCAAAAATTTTAGAAGAACCGATGGTTCAAAGAGCAACAGAGCTTTTTGAAGCGACTAGAAGAACGGTTCAATCAAAAATTTAA
- the waaF gene encoding lipopolysaccharide heptosyltransferase II translates to MKILIILPNWLGDTVMATPAIELLSQHYPDAKFTFVGSYVSIEAIKYHPQCEKTVVDETKKSSSRLLATYKLARELGKFDFAITFRNQIHSTLLLKFTGSVICIAKKSWHSMFLLSHTPKISKYTQHLAQQYAQLAMINTPSWNGQTSNLKLHIDAKKFDKPTMGINGGAAYGSAKRWYPERFAQVAKEYSNKFDIVILGAPNEIDIANEIESNLKSLGVKNYINLAGKTNVKELCAYIGGCSLMLTNDSGPMHIAAAYQTPTIAIIGPTEYKQTYPWMNEKGRIVRHDLECSPCVKRECPLGHHECMKSIEASEVIEAVRELSI, encoded by the coding sequence ATGAAAATATTAATAATTTTACCTAATTGGCTTGGGGATACGGTTATGGCGACTCCTGCCATTGAACTTTTATCACAACATTATCCTGATGCCAAGTTTACATTTGTCGGAAGTTATGTCTCTATTGAAGCTATAAAGTATCATCCTCAATGTGAAAAAACCGTAGTTGATGAGACAAAAAAAAGCTCAAGCAGACTCTTAGCTACCTATAAACTTGCCCGTGAATTAGGAAAATTTGACTTTGCTATTACTTTTAGAAATCAAATTCATTCAACTCTGCTTTTAAAATTTACAGGTTCTGTAATTTGTATTGCTAAAAAATCGTGGCACTCTATGTTTTTACTCTCACATACGCCGAAAATATCAAAATACACACAACATCTAGCTCAACAGTATGCACAACTTGCGATGATTAACACACCCTCTTGGAATGGACAAACATCAAATCTTAAACTCCATATAGATGCAAAAAAATTTGATAAGCCTACCATGGGCATCAATGGCGGCGCCGCTTATGGCTCTGCAAAAAGATGGTATCCGGAGCGGTTTGCACAAGTAGCAAAAGAGTATAGCAACAAGTTTGATATAGTAATCTTAGGTGCTCCAAACGAGATTGACATTGCAAATGAGATAGAGTCAAATCTAAAATCTTTGGGTGTAAAAAACTATATTAACTTGGCAGGCAAGACAAATGTTAAAGAACTTTGTGCATATATCGGCGGGTGTTCACTAATGCTTACAAATGATAGCGGACCTATGCATATTGCCGCTGCTTATCAAACTCCTACAATAGCTATAATTGGACCGACAGAATACAAACAGACATATCCATGGATGAATGAAAAAGGTAGAATCGTGCGACATGATCTGGAGTGTTCGCCATGTGTTAAAAGAGAATGTCCGTTAGGGCATCATGAGTGTATGAAGAGCATAGAGGCATCAGAGGTTATAGAGGCTGTAAGAGAGTTAAGTATTTAA
- a CDS encoding glycosyl hydrolase, with protein sequence MKQPYIWDNYSDQPYPLQDKSYKKQMRKSQIGSLLKTIIISIFVLPISLLLIPFVKRKKINSNDFFCIGVDFEREPQATLGMIEELGVERILLRFKLWEMEKLPLLKDFILLCQNKKVTLKILQDREHIEDLSRLQKDLETIFSALGEEVDIFEIGSTINRAKWGFFSVDEYSSFYQVAYDLKISKFPHIKLIGSGVIDFEYHFTAHTLFNFCDYRYDGVSSLLYVDRRGAPENMQMGFTLLDKIALLAAMVWLSPKSVHELHITETNWPISKTAPYAPTSEQECVDEKLYADYMLRYYLLAFASRQVNSVSWHQLIAAGYGLVDNREGLRKREAYEVYKYMVLTLKNAEFLKLDIKRGYYMLQCLAGRKPLQIHWSLKPTTIKNKDIFEVYSCDGEIIKSEKINIGSSPIYIYIKEAV encoded by the coding sequence ATGAAACAACCATATATTTGGGATAATTATTCCGATCAACCATATCCGTTACAAGATAAAAGCTATAAAAAGCAGATGAGAAAAAGTCAGATTGGCTCACTTCTTAAAACTATTATTATCTCTATTTTTGTATTACCAATTTCGCTTTTGCTGATACCTTTTGTAAAAAGAAAAAAGATAAACTCAAACGATTTTTTCTGCATCGGCGTTGACTTTGAAAGAGAGCCGCAAGCAACTCTTGGTATGATAGAAGAACTTGGCGTGGAGAGGATTTTGTTGCGCTTTAAACTTTGGGAGATGGAAAAACTCCCGCTTTTAAAAGATTTCATTCTTCTATGCCAAAATAAAAAAGTAACCCTTAAAATCCTTCAAGACAGAGAACATATAGAAGATTTATCTCGTTTGCAAAAAGATTTAGAGACTATTTTTAGCGCACTCGGCGAAGAAGTAGATATTTTTGAAATAGGTTCAACCATAAACAGAGCAAAATGGGGATTTTTCAGCGTTGATGAGTACAGCAGTTTTTATCAGGTTGCTTATGATTTGAAGATTTCAAAATTCCCTCATATCAAACTTATAGGCAGCGGCGTTATAGACTTTGAGTATCACTTCACTGCACATACGCTTTTTAACTTTTGTGACTACCGTTACGACGGAGTATCTTCGCTTCTCTATGTTGACAGACGCGGCGCACCCGAAAATATGCAGATGGGCTTTACCCTGCTTGATAAAATAGCACTTCTTGCCGCTATGGTTTGGCTTAGTCCAAAAAGTGTGCACGAACTTCACATCACGGAGACTAACTGGCCCATTTCCAAAACAGCTCCATACGCCCCGACAAGCGAGCAAGAGTGTGTCGACGAGAAACTCTACGCCGACTATATGCTTCGCTACTATCTTCTTGCTTTTGCATCACGGCAAGTCAATTCCGTATCATGGCATCAGCTCATTGCAGCGGGTTACGGGCTTGTGGACAACAGAGAGGGTTTACGAAAAAGAGAAGCCTACGAAGTCTACAAATATATGGTTCTCACTCTAAAAAATGCAGAATTTTTAAAGCTAGATATAAAAAGAGGCTACTATATGCTTCAATGTTTAGCCGGAAGAAAACCTCTTCAAATCCACTGGTCGCTCAAACCGACAACTATAAAAAATAAAGATATTTTTGAAGTTTATTCTTGTGATGGAGAGATAATAAAAAGCGAAAAAATAAACATAGGTTCATCACCAATATATATTTACATAAAAGAGGCGGTATAA
- a CDS encoding nucleotidyltransferase family protein: MTQSIIKNLLIQKLQTLANVEFAYLFGSYAEDLQKESSDIDIAVFLNKTDLDSQLQLNYELSKFLKRDVDLLLLNSAKNLSLLEAVLKKGVILKDCDKRVDFELRTGHDILDYKEFKRSIDAA; encoded by the coding sequence GTGACACAATCTATAATAAAAAATTTATTGATACAAAAGTTGCAAACTCTTGCTAATGTTGAGTTCGCATATCTGTTTGGTTCTTATGCAGAGGATTTGCAAAAAGAGTCAAGCGATATAGATATTGCTGTTTTTTTAAATAAAACAGATTTGGATTCGCAGCTGCAGTTAAACTATGAACTCTCAAAATTTCTAAAAAGAGATGTTGATTTATTACTGCTTAACAGTGCAAAAAATCTCTCTCTTTTAGAGGCAGTTTTAAAAAAAGGTGTTATTTTAAAAGATTGTGACAAGAGAGTTGATTTTGAGCTCAGAACCGGACATGATATATTGGATTACAAAGAGTTTAAAAGAAGTATAGATGCAGCGTAG
- a CDS encoding DUF86 domain-containing protein yields the protein MQRRILKKIEKINYYLNLLDDYKGDCKNRFLSDPMYEGALLHYLYLVSDGSISLAEMVIKYKNFESAQSYYEAIDILGENGVLPREFAYDFAKIASFRNFLAHDYEKIDYLVICEDVLAKLGDIRKYLSYIQKVI from the coding sequence ATGCAGCGTAGAATTTTAAAAAAAATAGAAAAAATTAACTATTATTTAAATCTTTTGGATGATTATAAGGGTGATTGCAAAAATAGATTTTTAAGTGACCCGATGTATGAGGGCGCACTTCTTCATTATCTCTATTTGGTAAGCGACGGCTCTATATCTTTAGCTGAAATGGTAATAAAATATAAAAATTTTGAATCGGCACAGAGCTATTATGAAGCCATAGATATCTTGGGTGAAAACGGAGTTCTGCCAAGAGAATTTGCATATGATTTTGCAAAAATAGCATCATTTAGAAATTTTTTGGCACATGATTATGAAAAGATAGATTACTTAGTTATTTGTGAAGATGTCTTAGCAAAGCTTGGTGATATAAGGAAATACCTCTCTTATATTCAAAAAGTTATTTAG
- a CDS encoding glycosyltransferase family 9 protein, producing MNILVVRTDKLGDFVTALPAIYVLKKHNPQNRVIVCVAPLNKSLAQSCDFIDEVIVDEGGSFLGFVAKLREAKIDASITLFSNTRVALAQFLAGIPKRIAPATKIAQIFYTNRVVQRRSEVKMAEFEYNLELTRALFSDISLEYKKPLLEFNDAKEIYGVFCANNDITREIIAFHVGFGGSSDANWSLDEYEILIRAVVKEDKYQVVLTFGPDEKKLCEEMQNRLFDVNAVFYLSLEGLVYFAKLISNFKLFISTSTGTYHIASLVGTPTMTFFADNLFASSKRWKSIGDEKLQKHFMIPYDKEKREELFEEVKRELTGLLL from the coding sequence ATGAACATTCTTGTAGTACGCACTGATAAATTGGGTGATTTTGTAACTGCTCTTCCTGCTATATATGTGTTAAAAAAGCATAACCCTCAAAACAGAGTTATCGTATGTGTTGCGCCTTTAAATAAAAGTTTGGCACAATCTTGTGACTTTATAGATGAGGTAATAGTCGATGAGGGTGGGAGTTTTTTGGGGTTTGTCGCGAAGTTAAGAGAAGCAAAAATAGATGCCTCGATAACTCTTTTTTCAAATACGCGTGTCGCTCTTGCTCAGTTTTTGGCAGGAATCCCAAAACGAATCGCACCTGCAACAAAAATAGCTCAAATCTTTTATACAAATAGAGTGGTGCAAAGACGAAGCGAAGTAAAAATGGCGGAGTTTGAGTATAACCTAGAACTGACACGCGCTCTTTTTAGCGATATAAGTTTAGAGTATAAAAAACCGCTTTTAGAGTTTAACGATGCAAAGGAGATTTATGGAGTTTTTTGTGCAAATAACGATATAACAAGAGAAATAATAGCTTTTCATGTGGGATTTGGCGGTTCAAGCGATGCAAACTGGTCTTTGGATGAGTATGAGATTTTAATCCGCGCGGTTGTAAAAGAGGATAAATATCAAGTTGTTTTAACCTTTGGTCCTGATGAGAAAAAGTTGTGCGAAGAGATGCAAAACAGGCTCTTTGATGTAAATGCAGTTTTTTATCTCTCGCTTGAGGGGCTGGTATACTTTGCAAAGCTTATAAGCAATTTTAAGCTTTTTATATCCACTTCAACAGGGACTTATCATATAGCCTCTTTGGTAGGAACACCGACAATGACTTTTTTTGCGGATAATCTTTTTGCAAGTTCTAAGCGATGGAAAAGCATTGGAGATGAAAAACTGCAAAAGCATTTTATGATACCTTATGATAAAGAAAAAAGAGAAGAGTTGTTTGAAGAGGTTAAGAGAGAACTAACCGGACTTCTTTTATAA
- a CDS encoding acyltransferase, translating to MNQLTFFQKLKNRVRVNGQNNKILVDDNKSLKISKTKIVIKGKNNTLHIKSGVKINGSFIEIVGNNCSIIIGKNSIIGDGCYISAKEENIHLIIGDECMLSRNAKLMTSDGHPIYQDGIIINSAKDIKLKDKVWIADYVTILKGVEVGANSVVGIGSILTKSIPNGSVAVGNPAKVVKDGISWEH from the coding sequence ATGAATCAATTAACATTTTTTCAAAAGTTAAAAAACAGAGTTAGAGTAAATGGACAAAACAATAAAATCTTAGTCGATGATAACAAATCACTAAAAATATCTAAAACAAAAATAGTTATCAAAGGCAAAAACAATACTCTGCATATAAAAAGCGGTGTAAAAATAAACGGCTCTTTTATTGAGATTGTGGGAAACAACTGCTCAATTATCATAGGTAAGAACTCTATAATCGGCGATGGATGCTATATTTCCGCAAAAGAAGAAAATATCCATTTAATCATCGGCGATGAGTGTATGTTAAGCAGAAACGCAAAGCTTATGACATCCGACGGGCATCCCATATATCAAGACGGAATAATTATAAATAGCGCTAAAGATATTAAGCTAAAAGATAAAGTCTGGATAGCAGACTATGTAACGATATTAAAAGGCGTAGAAGTTGGGGCAAACTCCGTCGTAGGTATAGGCTCCATTTTGACAAAATCCATCCCTAACGGCTCTGTTGCAGTGGGCAATCCTGCAAAAGTGGTAAAAGATGGTATAAGCTGGGAGCATTAA